The following are from one region of the Blastocatellia bacterium genome:
- a CDS encoding Uma2 family endonuclease: MSTHVEPLMTIDDLDALPDDGYRYEIIEGELFVSRAPNLKHQRVMGKLFGAFLTYLDRNPIGEILTTPGVIFSDYDGVIPDLAFITYERRDEIAAGDRITGAPDLVVEIISPGAENEKRDRVAKRQLYGKYGVKEYWVVDPYLQTIEVYLLEGQRLELKARYSQADELLSSVLPGFACKVESIFGV, encoded by the coding sequence ATGAGCACGCACGTTGAACCGCTGATGACCATCGATGACCTCGACGCCCTGCCGGATGATGGCTACCGTTACGAAATCATTGAGGGGGAACTATTCGTGTCTCGTGCCCCCAATCTCAAACATCAACGTGTGATGGGAAAGCTTTTCGGGGCATTTCTCACTTACCTTGATCGCAATCCCATTGGAGAAATCCTGACCACGCCGGGTGTCATCTTCAGCGATTATGATGGGGTGATACCCGATTTGGCGTTCATCACCTATGAGCGACGAGATGAGATTGCTGCCGGAGACCGCATAACCGGTGCGCCTGATTTGGTCGTCGAGATCATTTCTCCGGGAGCCGAGAACGAAAAGCGAGACCGCGTTGCCAAGCGCCAACTCTACGGCAAGTATGGGGTGAAAGAATACTGGGTGGTTGATCCCTACCTACAGACCATTGAAGTTTACCTTCTTGAGGGCCAGCGACTGGAACTGAAGGCGAGGTATTCACAAGCAGATGAGCTGCTGTCTTCCGTGCTACCAGGATTCGCTTGCAAGGTCGAAAGCATCTTCGGCGTTTAA
- a CDS encoding BON domain-containing protein, producing MRRPLVALLVLVLMCGAAFAQNKNAAKPRKPKMPPVDCTTVDDVTLAKNVSERIAAAPSLKDQAITATADGGVVTLTGKVKTGSNKGTATRVARAVKCVKSVTNKLDVEMKTAVPRTNKNGAAASKKKSNKNM from the coding sequence ATGAGAAGACCCCTTGTTGCATTGTTGGTGCTGGTGTTGATGTGCGGCGCGGCATTCGCGCAGAACAAGAACGCGGCGAAGCCGAGAAAGCCTAAGATGCCGCCGGTTGACTGCACAACCGTAGACGATGTGACGCTGGCTAAGAATGTCAGCGAGCGAATCGCGGCAGCGCCATCGCTTAAAGATCAAGCGATCACCGCGACGGCGGACGGCGGCGTGGTCACGCTGACCGGCAAAGTCAAAACCGGCAGCAACAAAGGCACGGCGACGCGCGTAGCCCGTGCCGTGAAGTGCGTGAAGAGCGTCACCAACAAGCTCGACGTTGAAATGAAGACCGCCGTGCCGCGCACCAATAAGAATGGCGCCGCGGCTTCAAAGAAAAAGAGCAACAAGAATATGTGA
- a CDS encoding NAD(P)/FAD-dependent oxidoreductase produces the protein MAKAIDAIIIGGGHNGLVTAAYLARAGLSVTVLERREVIGGACVTEEIWPGYKVSTLSYLCSLLQPKIIHELELPRFGFHLYAKDPSFFSAFPDGRHLFFWQDMAATQKELAKFSKQDAQTYADYEQQLARLAEWVEGLLMRTPPDIIHRKIGDLLALGRLGLEALRFRDPDIVHLVKIMTQSVRTYLDERFESDHIKATLSTDGVIGTNGGPSTPGTAYIMLHHVMGGATGIRGLWGFARGGMGAISQAIAESARSRGATIRTGVTVSHILIREGRAFGVALDSGEEIHARAVISNADPKTTFLKFIEAKELDSDFRREVENIRMQGCSFKINLALDRLPDFTAYPGTRLGPHHKATMHVCPSMEYVDRAWDDAKAGRCSERPLLELTIPTAYDDSIAPPGKHIMCVFAQYAPYALRDGDWDSLRDVFADRCIDLLAEYAPNIRDAIIHRHVVSPKDLEQQYSLTGGNIFHGDMTIDQLFFMRPLAGWARYRTPVAALYLCGSGTHPGGGVMGAPGHNAAREILTDWRGRKLT, from the coding sequence ATGGCAAAAGCGATTGACGCAATCATCATCGGCGGGGGCCACAACGGACTGGTCACCGCTGCTTACCTGGCGCGCGCCGGCCTGTCGGTCACGGTGCTGGAGCGCCGCGAAGTCATCGGCGGCGCTTGCGTGACCGAAGAGATTTGGCCGGGCTATAAAGTCTCGACGCTCTCTTACCTGTGTAGCCTGCTGCAACCCAAAATCATCCACGAGCTTGAGCTGCCGCGCTTCGGCTTTCACCTCTACGCGAAAGACCCTTCGTTCTTCTCGGCCTTTCCCGATGGCCGCCACCTCTTCTTCTGGCAAGACATGGCGGCGACGCAGAAAGAGCTGGCAAAGTTCTCCAAGCAAGACGCCCAAACGTATGCGGATTATGAGCAGCAACTGGCGCGGCTGGCCGAGTGGGTCGAAGGGTTATTGATGCGAACGCCGCCCGACATCATCCACCGCAAGATCGGCGACCTGCTGGCGCTCGGTCGCCTCGGCCTCGAAGCCCTGCGCTTCCGCGACCCGGACATCGTCCACCTCGTGAAGATCATGACGCAGAGTGTGCGCACCTATCTCGACGAGCGCTTCGAGTCGGATCACATCAAGGCGACGCTTTCGACCGATGGCGTCATCGGCACCAACGGCGGCCCATCAACGCCGGGCACGGCTTACATCATGCTGCATCACGTGATGGGCGGCGCGACCGGCATTCGCGGCCTCTGGGGCTTTGCGCGCGGCGGCATGGGCGCGATCAGTCAAGCCATCGCCGAATCGGCGCGCTCGCGCGGCGCGACGATCCGCACAGGCGTCACGGTCTCGCACATCCTGATTCGCGAGGGCCGAGCCTTCGGCGTCGCTCTCGATTCCGGCGAAGAGATTCACGCCCGCGCCGTCATCTCGAACGCCGACCCGAAAACGACTTTTCTCAAATTCATCGAGGCGAAAGAGCTGGATAGCGATTTTCGCCGCGAAGTCGAAAACATTCGCATGCAGGGCTGTTCGTTCAAGATCAACCTGGCGCTCGACCGTCTGCCCGATTTCACGGCTTATCCCGGCACGAGGCTTGGCCCGCACCACAAAGCGACGATGCACGTCTGCCCTTCGATGGAGTACGTTGACCGCGCCTGGGATGACGCCAAGGCGGGGCGCTGTTCCGAGCGCCCGCTGCTTGAATTGACGATCCCGACGGCGTATGACGATTCGATTGCGCCGCCGGGCAAACACATCATGTGCGTCTTCGCGCAGTACGCGCCTTACGCGCTGCGCGACGGCGACTGGGATTCGCTGCGCGACGTCTTCGCCGACCGCTGCATCGATCTGCTGGCCGAGTACGCGCCGAACATTCGCGACGCCATCATTCACCGCCACGTCGTTTCGCCAAAGGACCTTGAGCAGCAGTATTCGCTCACCGGCGGCAATATTTTTCATGGCGATATGACCATCGATCAGCTCTTCTTCATGCGCCCGCTGGCCGGCTGGGCACGGTATCGCACGCCGGTCGCGGCGCTCTACCTGTGCGGGTCGGGCACACACCCCGGAGGCGGCGTGATGGGCGCGCCGGGTCACAACGCGGCCCGCGAGATTCTGACGGACTGGCGCGGGCGCAAGCTGACTTGA
- a CDS encoding alkaline phosphatase family protein: MSNIKDKIKHVVVLMLENRSLDNMMGFLYPDRSEFNGIPPNTYYNKIHATGKVYAQPLPSSLTTGCLKNPNPDPGEGFDHVNTELNITPETPLGDNSGFLRDYFQVTGSAELAPHIMYSYTPEQVPIISTLAKHFAVSDQWFCSAPTETFPNRLYVATGTSAGLLYDGALFDPDFFQYLADLPTVFNMFEDSGRTWKSYFHDVAFNWVLLQDGSFTSPNIDSYELHFQSDLDGDNFPDYAFIEPAYAFFPNDEHPPHDVTAGEALIADVYNRICQSQYWESTLLIITYDEHGGCYDHVTPPPAPPPDTIYSINPPFNFDRYGVRVPAVFISPYISPRTIVRAVPDWNFSPTDLPFDHTTVIKTLTNMFDLKLAATGNNYLTERDRAAPDLFDALTLTDTPDNNPGPLVAPHVPIECYIDLDLSSDRKMKFLKLKALARAVMQAQSSAPKT, translated from the coding sequence GTGAGCAACATAAAGGACAAAATCAAACACGTCGTTGTGCTGATGCTGGAGAATCGATCCCTCGATAATATGATGGGATTTCTATACCCGGATCGGTCCGAATTTAATGGCATCCCCCCAAACACCTATTACAACAAGATTCATGCGACCGGAAAGGTCTATGCCCAGCCGCTGCCGTCTTCGTTGACGACCGGCTGCTTAAAGAATCCGAACCCGGACCCCGGCGAAGGCTTCGACCATGTGAACACCGAGCTGAATATCACGCCCGAAACGCCACTCGGTGATAATAGCGGTTTTCTCCGCGACTACTTTCAGGTGACAGGCAGCGCGGAACTCGCCCCGCACATCATGTACAGTTACACGCCGGAGCAAGTGCCGATCATCAGCACCCTGGCGAAACATTTCGCGGTCAGCGATCAATGGTTCTGCTCAGCGCCGACGGAAACCTTTCCAAATCGCCTGTACGTCGCCACCGGCACATCGGCGGGCTTGCTTTACGATGGGGCATTGTTCGACCCGGACTTTTTTCAGTACCTCGCCGACCTGCCAACCGTCTTCAATATGTTCGAGGACAGCGGCAGGACGTGGAAGTCCTACTTCCACGACGTGGCGTTCAACTGGGTGCTGCTTCAGGATGGCAGCTTCACGTCGCCCAACATTGACAGCTATGAGCTGCACTTCCAGTCCGACCTGGATGGCGACAACTTCCCCGACTATGCGTTCATCGAGCCGGCTTACGCCTTCTTTCCCAACGACGAGCATCCGCCGCACGATGTGACCGCCGGTGAAGCGCTGATTGCAGATGTCTATAACCGCATCTGCCAGAGCCAGTACTGGGAAAGCACTTTGCTCATCATCACCTATGATGAACATGGCGGCTGTTATGACCACGTCACGCCGCCGCCGGCGCCGCCGCCCGACACGATCTACTCGATCAACCCGCCATTCAACTTTGATCGCTATGGGGTGCGCGTCCCCGCGGTCTTCATCTCGCCCTACATCTCGCCGCGGACGATTGTGCGGGCCGTGCCGGATTGGAACTTCAGTCCCACCGACCTGCCCTTCGATCACACCACGGTCATCAAGACCCTGACCAACATGTTCGACCTTAAGCTGGCTGCCACCGGCAACAACTACCTGACTGAAAGGGATCGAGCGGCGCCCGACCTCTTCGATGCCTTGACGTTGACCGACACGCCGGACAATAATCCCGGCCCGCTGGTCGCGCCTCACGTCCCGATAGAATGTTACATTGATCTTGACCTTTCTTCTGATCGCAAGATGAAGTTCCTGAAGTTGAAAGCGCTGGCGCGCGCCGTCATGCAGGCACAGTCTTCTGCTCCGAAGACATAA
- a CDS encoding acyl-CoA desaturase, translating to MYLKTAILLAVFGVCYVLLVFMAQALWQALPLAVLLGLTTAAIGFNIQHDGGHHAYSNHARVNRLMARTLDMVGGSSYQWHWKHAIFHHTYVNITGHDTDITLGAIGRLTPHQRRFWFHRWQQFYLWPLYGLLAIHWHLVGDFRDVTLGRVGEHRVPRPKRGNLGVFLSGKAIFVALAFGIPLLLHPVWVVAIFYAVAALVLGMVLSVVFQLAHCVGEAEFPLPREESGRIENAWAIHQVETTVDFARRSRVAAWLLGGLNFQIEHHLFPRICHVNYPAISKLVEQTCREFGVKYHEHTSFWTGVRSHFRWLRRMGMPDVSEREIA from the coding sequence ATGTATCTGAAGACGGCCATCCTGCTCGCCGTCTTTGGTGTCTGCTATGTGCTGCTGGTTTTCATGGCACAGGCTCTGTGGCAAGCCCTGCCGCTGGCCGTCTTGCTCGGGTTAACCACCGCGGCAATCGGTTTCAACATACAGCATGACGGCGGTCATCATGCCTATTCGAATCACGCCCGGGTCAATAGACTGATGGCGAGAACCCTGGATATGGTCGGCGGGAGTTCTTACCAGTGGCACTGGAAGCACGCCATCTTCCATCACACCTATGTCAACATCACGGGCCATGACACGGACATCACGCTCGGCGCAATTGGCCGGCTGACGCCGCATCAAAGGCGCTTCTGGTTTCACCGCTGGCAACAGTTCTATCTCTGGCCGCTTTATGGCTTGCTGGCGATCCACTGGCATCTGGTTGGTGATTTCCGCGACGTCACCCTCGGGCGCGTCGGCGAACATCGTGTGCCGCGCCCGAAGCGCGGGAACCTCGGCGTTTTCCTTAGCGGCAAAGCGATCTTTGTTGCCCTGGCATTCGGCATTCCCCTGCTGTTGCATCCCGTGTGGGTCGTAGCGATATTCTACGCGGTAGCGGCGCTGGTGCTTGGCATGGTGTTGAGCGTCGTCTTTCAACTTGCGCACTGCGTCGGGGAGGCGGAGTTTCCGTTGCCGCGAGAAGAAAGCGGGCGAATTGAAAACGCCTGGGCCATCCATCAGGTAGAGACGACAGTGGACTTTGCACGGCGCAGCCGTGTGGCAGCCTGGTTGTTGGGCGGCTTGAATTTTCAAATCGAACACCACCTGTTTCCGCGAATCTGCCATGTCAATTACCCTGCCATCTCGAAGCTCGTCGAGCAGACCTGTCGAGAATTCGGGGTGAAATACCATGAGCACACGTCTTTCTGGACAGGCGTCCGGTCGCACTTTCGCTGGCTGCGGCGGATGGGTATGCCGGACGTGAGCGAACGAGAGATCGCCTGA
- a CDS encoding RNA-binding protein — translation MSKRIYVGNLSYQTTESDLTTLFEQAGEVESASLITDRDTGRSKGFAFVEMGQEAADKAITQFNGTELNGRALTVNEARPREERSSNGGGRKGGRGSFEKRY, via the coding sequence ATGTCTAAAAGAATCTATGTTGGAAACCTGTCGTATCAAACGACAGAAAGCGACCTCACCACACTATTTGAGCAGGCCGGCGAGGTCGAATCGGCTTCGCTCATCACTGACCGCGACACCGGTCGGTCGAAGGGCTTTGCCTTTGTGGAGATGGGCCAGGAGGCTGCCGATAAAGCCATCACCCAGTTCAACGGCACGGAACTCAATGGCCGTGCGCTGACCGTCAATGAAGCGCGCCCGCGCGAGGAGCGTTCGAGCAACGGCGGGGGCCGCAAAGGCGGTCGCGGCAGCTTCGAAAAACGCTACTAA